The sequence ATGCAATTTTCTCTGTGACTTATTTTTGCGGTACTAATCGACATATCGAAACCTGGAGTGACCTTGGTATTTTGCAACCTTGGGGCAAGCTAAAGATTCAAAAATTTGGGCGTAACCCAGTTTCAGGAACGTATGGGGTATTTAAAAGCTCTGTATTGTGTGGCGGTGACTTTAATAGCTCAGTCAATGAATTATTAGGCGGCGCATCTGTAGTACAGGCGGTGGCATCGTCTGTGTCATCGATTGGCTATTCAGGTGTTGCTTCTAAAGCCATGGGCACTCGCTTAGTGCCTATCGCCAAGTATGATGAAAACTATGTACGACCAACATCAGAGAATATTATTTCAGGTAAATACCCTCTGAGTCGCAAGCTGTATGTGTATGTGAATAAGCAACCGAATAAACCGTTGCCTATTAGACAACGTGAATTTATACGGTTTATTTATTCTAAGCAGGGACAAAATGCCGTTGCTCGTGAAGGCTACATTCCAATTTCAGCCAGATTTGCCAAGAAAGAGTTAGCTAAAGTCGGTTTAACTCTGGAATAGTGCTTGGATTGCTGTGTTTTTAGTCACTTGTCGAGCGCCGAATAGGCTAAGTGCTTGGCTATTATTGCGGTAAGATTCAAAAGGTGTAGCATCTATCGTCGCTCAACTATCAAATGTGAATTTGATATTGGTATCATCAAGATAGCTGATACTTTAGCTACAGTCTCAAGATCAAAGAAGATCACATGAAATGAATAAGGCTACATCATTGTTAAGAGAGACAAATAGAACTCGTCTACTCAAAGATAAATTGATTGCGGGATTAGTCAGAGCCAGTGGTTTAGGCATGTTGGTTGGTCTGCTCGGTATTCTTATCTATTTTTTCACCGAAACCATTCCAATCTTTAGTACCTCTAGTTACCAGCAAACTGAGTATCAACTGCCGATTGATGGCGGTTCTTTTATCGATACTAAAATCGATAACACGGGTAATAATGGCATTGCGATCAATAATAAAGGTGAGGTGATCTACTTTTCTTTAAAAGATCAGTTTGCGATTCTCAATCAAGCCTTAATCCAAAAAGATCCAGTGGCCATTGCCACTAATACGCCTCGTCCTTGGGTTGCCATGATTGATGCTGGTGGTGATATAGAGGTGGCGATGCCTGAATATATTATCTCGCACTCTAAGATGAGAACCATCTATACGCCCAATTTAAAAGTGAACCAAGAACTGTCGGCTTTAGAGTTTGCTGACTCTGGTTTCAAGACCAAGTATTTAGGCTTTACGGTAATACAAGAAGGGGCGGTCATTGCCCGAGCAAGCGACAGCAAAGTTGAAGTTCTGGATTATGTTATTGGGCCTGAGGAGTCAACGCATCAAATCAAGGAGTTGCCCGCAACCTTTGACCATATCTCTGGTGTGTTCGTAGCAAAAAATGGCTTATATATCGTGGTACTCGATGATGATGCCGTCTCTATCTTCTCCCGCAGTATGCGCAGTGAACCTTTCACCTTATTCTCGCAAAATAAAGATAGGCTAAGAAATGGCTTTCATCGTGCATTTAGCTTCTTAAATGGTGACAAAGGGGCGATAGTCTCTAACTCGCGCAATGAGCTTGAGTTTTGGTTTGTCACTTTCCAAAATGAGCGCCGCTTAAGATCGGCTCGTAAATACATTAGCAGCGGCGAGGTTGTGTCTGTTATCCCAGAGCATACTACTAAGGGTTTCTGGACTGTTGACAAACAAGGTATGTATAGCCTGTTCTATGCGACTAGACCAACGGCAATTTTAAAGATTGAAGGCCAATCGCCGCCGCTATTGAGCTCTTTATCGCGCAACGATAAACACTTAATCAACGTCTATAAAGACAAAATCACTAAATTTGAAATTGAAGCAAGACACCCTGAAATCTCACTCAAAGAACTGACCCAAAAGGTGCAGTATGAGGGCTATTCAACACCTGATTATGTTTGGCAAACCTCATCAACCGAAGAGGACGTAGAGCCTAAATTTAGCTTAATTCCATTAGTCTTTGGCACTTTAAAAGCTGCGCTGTATGCGATGTTCTTCTCTATCCCAATTGCGGTGTTAGGCGCGGTTTATACCGCCTACTTTATGTCCACTAGAATGCGTAACACCATCAAGCCTGCGATTGAGTTAATGGAGGCTTTACCAACATTGGTCATCGGTTTTCTTGCCGCTGTTTGGCTAGCGCCCATTATGGAAAGGAACTTACTCGCCTTTATGCTGAGTATTCTAGTCATTCCATTGACGGCATTGGGTTGTGGAGGCGCTTGGGCATTGTTGCCAAATCGAGTGAAGTCGCAAGTTCCTAAAGGGTTACACCTTATGACCTTGTTGCCTGTTATTATTTTGGTGTGGGCAGGCTTGTTTTACTTTGCGCCTTACCTAGAAAAAATATTGTTTGAGCATGGGCTTATTTACTTCCTTGCAGACAAAGGCTGGGATTATCAGCAGCGCAACACGTTAGTGGTGGGCATTGCGATGGGGTTTGCGGTTATCCCGACAATTTTTACCATTTCAGAAGATGCGATTTATTCGGTGCCGAAACACCTTTCCAACGGAGCGTTGGCATTAGGGGCGACTGAATGGCAAACTCTAACGCGAGTGGTGCTACTCACTGCCAGTCCGGGGATTATCTCTGCCATTATGTTGGGTTTAGGACGAGCAATGGGCGAAACCATGATTGTGCTAACAGTAACAGGCAACACGCCGATTACTGACTGGAATGTCTTTGAAGGGTTACGTTCATTAACGGCCACCATTGCCACCGAGTTGCCTGAATCTAAGGTTGGAAGTTCTCACTATCGCTTACTGTTTTTGTCAGCGTTAATTTTATTTTTGTTTACCTTTATTGTGAACAGTGTTGGCGAAAGTGTTCGCCAGCGACTTCGCGATAAGTATCGATCTTTATAGGCAGGAATAATCGAGTGATTAATTGGTTTAGATCGGGAAAGCCGTGGATTTGGCT is a genomic window of Vibrio neonatus containing:
- a CDS encoding PstS family phosphate ABC transporter substrate-binding protein, producing the protein MLMLSWTAKAVQLPDYRHVHGISGNLSSAGSDSLAGIVTAWAEEFSALYPSVNVQVQASGSSTAVPALTEGTAQFGPMSREMQPSEVAAFERNYGYSPTELVVALDALGVFVHQDNPIQGLNFVELDAIFSVTYFCGTNRHIETWSDLGILQPWGKLKIQKFGRNPVSGTYGVFKSSVLCGGDFNSSVNELLGGASVVQAVASSVSSIGYSGVASKAMGTRLVPIAKYDENYVRPTSENIISGKYPLSRKLYVYVNKQPNKPLPIRQREFIRFIYSKQGQNAVAREGYIPISARFAKKELAKVGLTLE
- a CDS encoding ABC transporter permease subunit; the protein is MNKATSLLRETNRTRLLKDKLIAGLVRASGLGMLVGLLGILIYFFTETIPIFSTSSYQQTEYQLPIDGGSFIDTKIDNTGNNGIAINNKGEVIYFSLKDQFAILNQALIQKDPVAIATNTPRPWVAMIDAGGDIEVAMPEYIISHSKMRTIYTPNLKVNQELSALEFADSGFKTKYLGFTVIQEGAVIARASDSKVEVLDYVIGPEESTHQIKELPATFDHISGVFVAKNGLYIVVLDDDAVSIFSRSMRSEPFTLFSQNKDRLRNGFHRAFSFLNGDKGAIVSNSRNELEFWFVTFQNERRLRSARKYISSGEVVSVIPEHTTKGFWTVDKQGMYSLFYATRPTAILKIEGQSPPLLSSLSRNDKHLINVYKDKITKFEIEARHPEISLKELTQKVQYEGYSTPDYVWQTSSTEEDVEPKFSLIPLVFGTLKAALYAMFFSIPIAVLGAVYTAYFMSTRMRNTIKPAIELMEALPTLVIGFLAAVWLAPIMERNLLAFMLSILVIPLTALGCGGAWALLPNRVKSQVPKGLHLMTLLPVIILVWAGLFYFAPYLEKILFEHGLIYFLADKGWDYQQRNTLVVGIAMGFAVIPTIFTISEDAIYSVPKHLSNGALALGATEWQTLTRVVLLTASPGIISAIMLGLGRAMGETMIVLTVTGNTPITDWNVFEGLRSLTATIATELPESKVGSSHYRLLFLSALILFLFTFIVNSVGESVRQRLRDKYRSL